The Phycisphaerales bacterium genome contains a region encoding:
- a CDS encoding RusA family crossover junction endodeoxyribonuclease: METLSEQVFLLPFPPSVNHYWRMVSTRHGCRMLISREGRTYRGAVVSALAAAGARAQDGRLDVSIVASPPDRRRRDLDNLLKSTLDSLAHGGAYHDDSQIDHLEIWRGAVVPEGHIAVRICPMTRSIPQWTT, translated from the coding sequence TTGGAAACGCTGAGCGAGCAGGTCTTCCTGCTGCCCTTCCCGCCGAGCGTCAATCACTACTGGCGCATGGTGAGCACGAGGCATGGATGCCGCATGCTCATCAGCCGCGAGGGCCGGACCTACCGCGGCGCGGTGGTCTCGGCTCTCGCGGCGGCGGGCGCCCGGGCGCAGGACGGCCGCCTTGATGTGTCGATCGTTGCGTCTCCACCGGATCGCCGCCGAAGGGATCTCGATAACTTACTCAAAAGCACGCTCGATTCGCTCGCGCATGGGGGCGCATACCACGACGACTCGCAGATTGACCACCTGGAGATCTGGCGCGGAGCGGTTGTCCCCGAGGGCCACATCGCAGTGCGCATTTGTCCGATGACACGGAGCAT